The following proteins come from a genomic window of Elusimicrobiota bacterium:
- a CDS encoding phosphoribosylaminoimidazolesuccinocarboxamide synthase yields the protein MTTTDLLPFKLWTRGKVRDVYDLGDRLLIVATDRISAYDFVLPTPVPDKGRILCQMSNFWFAKLAAVCPHHLIATRVADFPPEVARACAGLDGRVVLVKKTRRVDVECVVRGYLAGSGWKEYQASRSVCGVSLPAGLGESARLPEPIFTPATKAPDGEHDENISYERMVALVGADLSERLRAVSLAIYAAAARHAEERGFLLADTKFEFGLRDGKIVWIDEALTPDSSRFWDKIPYAPGRPQDGFDKQFVRDYLNRIQWDRRPPVPALPADVVAKTREKYVAAYEKLTGERFV from the coding sequence ATGACCACGACCGACCTTTTGCCGTTTAAGCTGTGGACCCGAGGCAAGGTTCGGGACGTCTACGACCTGGGGGACCGTCTGTTGATCGTGGCCACGGACCGCATTTCGGCCTACGACTTCGTCCTGCCCACGCCGGTGCCCGACAAGGGCCGGATTCTTTGCCAGATGTCCAATTTTTGGTTCGCCAAGCTCGCGGCCGTCTGCCCGCACCACCTGATCGCCACCCGCGTCGCCGATTTCCCGCCCGAGGTCGCCCGGGCCTGCGCGGGCCTGGACGGGCGCGTCGTGTTGGTCAAGAAAACCCGGCGGGTGGACGTGGAATGCGTTGTGCGCGGTTATCTGGCGGGTTCCGGCTGGAAGGAGTACCAAGCCTCCCGGAGTGTCTGCGGTGTCTCTCTGCCGGCGGGGCTGGGGGAATCGGCACGCCTGCCCGAACCCATTTTTACGCCCGCCACCAAGGCCCCCGACGGGGAGCACGATGAAAACATTTCCTACGAGCGCATGGTCGCGCTGGTGGGGGCGGACCTGTCGGAACGCCTCCGGGCCGTCAGCCTCGCGATCTACGCCGCCGCCGCCCGCCACGCCGAAGAGCGGGGGTTTCTGCTGGCCGACACGAAGTTTGAATTCGGCCTTCGGGATGGTAAAATTGTCTGGATCGATGAAGCGTTGACCCCCGATTCCTCCCGCTTTTGGGACAAGATCCCCTACGCGCCCGGCCGTCCCCAGGACGGTTTTGACAAGCAATTCGTGCGTGATTATTTGAATCGGATTCAATGGGACCGCCGCCCGCCCGTTCCGGCCCTGCCGGCGGACGTCGTGGCCAAAACCCGGGAAAAATACGTCGCCGCCTACGAGAAATTGACGGGCGAGCGGTTCGTTTGA
- a CDS encoding GuaB3 family IMP dehydrogenase-related protein: MAFFIGRDREARRAYGFDEVALVPGTVTVNPEDADVSTRLGPVKLQIPILASAMDGVVDVEFAIAMGQMGGLAVLNLDGIQTRYEKTKPLFKKIAEATPEVATKLVQEIYSKEPVKEKLVAQRVKEIKTKGVLCAVSSIPQNAERVGKIAADAGADLFIVQGTVTTARFKSAKGPVVDLSKLCEKLKIPVIIGNVVTYSAALELMETGAAALLVGVGPGAACTSRGVLGLGVPQVTATVDCAAARDFYFKKTGRYVSIITDGGMSTGGDVCKAFASGADAVMVGSVFARAEEAPGLGYHWGMATPHHNLPRGTRVRVGTVGTLKQILHGPASLDDGTQNIVGAIRTCMGAVGATNIKEFQLTEIIIAPEIKHEGKLFQQAQRVGMGKK; this comes from the coding sequence ATGGCGTTCTTTATTGGTCGTGACAGGGAGGCCCGCCGGGCCTACGGTTTTGACGAAGTGGCCTTGGTGCCGGGCACCGTGACGGTGAACCCCGAGGACGCCGACGTGTCCACGCGGTTGGGGCCCGTGAAACTGCAGATCCCGATTTTGGCGAGCGCCATGGACGGCGTCGTTGACGTCGAATTCGCCATCGCCATGGGGCAAATGGGCGGGCTGGCGGTGTTGAACCTGGACGGCATCCAAACCCGCTACGAAAAGACCAAGCCCCTTTTCAAAAAAATCGCCGAAGCCACACCGGAAGTCGCCACCAAGCTGGTTCAAGAGATTTATTCCAAAGAGCCGGTGAAAGAAAAACTCGTGGCCCAGCGGGTCAAAGAAATCAAGACCAAAGGCGTCCTCTGCGCGGTGTCCTCCATCCCGCAAAACGCCGAGCGCGTGGGCAAAATCGCCGCCGACGCCGGGGCCGACCTGTTCATCGTGCAGGGCACGGTGACGACGGCGCGCTTCAAATCCGCCAAAGGCCCCGTGGTGGACTTGTCGAAGCTTTGCGAAAAGCTCAAGATCCCCGTGATCATCGGCAACGTGGTCACCTATTCGGCCGCCCTGGAACTCATGGAAACAGGCGCCGCGGCCCTGTTGGTCGGCGTCGGCCCCGGCGCCGCTTGCACCAGCCGCGGCGTGCTCGGTTTGGGCGTCCCCCAGGTGACGGCCACGGTGGACTGCGCCGCCGCTCGGGATTTTTATTTCAAGAAAACCGGCCGCTACGTCTCGATCATCACCGACGGGGGCATGAGCACCGGCGGCGACGTCTGCAAGGCTTTCGCCTCCGGCGCCGACGCGGTCATGGTCGGCTCGGTGTTCGCCCGGGCCGAAGAGGCCCCGGGCCTGGGGTACCACTGGGGCATGGCCACCCCGCACCACAACCTGCCGCGCGGCACGCGCGTGCGGGTGGGCACCGTGGGCACCTTGAAGCAAATCCTGCACGGGCCGGCCTCCCTCGACGACGGCACCCAAAACATCGTCGGCGCCATCCGCACCTGCATGGGGGCCGTGGGCGCCACAAACATCAAAGAATTTCAACTGACGGAAATCATCATCGCGCCGGAAATCAAGCACGAAGGCAAGCTGTTCCAGCAGGCGCAGCGCGTCGGTATGGGCAAGAAATAG
- the guaA gene encoding glutamine-hydrolyzing GMP synthase: MILILDFGSQYTQLIARRVREANVFCEIHPYNHPIDKIRAANPAGVILSGGPSSVYAKGAPKPDPALFDLSVPVLGICYGLQVMVTHFGGRVSKAPRREYGPADIRVSADNPLFTGLGAQIPVWMSHGDHAEALPKGFEIVAKTTNAPYAAIANTARNFYAVQFHPEVHHTPRGKELLANFLFEICGEKPNWTMASFAEEQTRIVRDQVGKEKVLLALSGGVDSSVAAALLHNALGKQLVCVFVNNGLLRAGEEERVRKVFGKAQGYVTHIVDARQRFLRKLKGVTDPERKRKIIGHAFIEVFQEFSKKFKGVKFLAQGTLYPDVIESVSVKGPSAVIKTHHNVGGLPDKMKMKLVEPLRFLFKDEVRALGKELGLPDEILFRQPFPGPGLAVRVLGDITEDKLRKTREADLIVEQEIREAGLYHKLWQAFAVLLPVNSVGVMGDERTYENAIAVRAVNSVDAMTADWARLPDEVLAKMSTRIINEVRGINRVVYDISSKPPATIEWE; encoded by the coding sequence ATGATCCTCATCCTCGACTTCGGATCCCAATACACGCAACTCATCGCCCGCCGGGTGCGCGAGGCGAACGTGTTTTGCGAAATCCACCCCTACAACCACCCCATCGACAAAATCCGCGCCGCCAACCCGGCGGGGGTGATCCTCTCGGGGGGACCGTCGAGCGTGTACGCCAAGGGCGCGCCCAAACCCGACCCCGCGCTGTTCGACCTGAGCGTGCCGGTTTTGGGCATCTGTTACGGCCTACAAGTCATGGTGACCCACTTCGGCGGCCGGGTCAGCAAGGCCCCCCGGCGCGAATACGGGCCCGCGGACATTCGTGTGTCCGCCGACAACCCCCTCTTTACGGGTTTGGGCGCCCAGATCCCCGTCTGGATGAGCCACGGCGACCACGCCGAGGCGTTGCCCAAAGGTTTTGAAATCGTGGCCAAGACGACCAACGCGCCCTACGCGGCCATCGCCAACACCGCGCGCAACTTTTACGCCGTCCAGTTTCACCCCGAGGTGCACCACACGCCCCGGGGCAAGGAGCTGTTGGCGAACTTTTTGTTTGAAATTTGCGGGGAAAAGCCGAACTGGACCATGGCTTCCTTCGCCGAAGAACAGACCCGGATCGTGCGCGACCAGGTGGGCAAGGAGAAGGTCCTGTTGGCGCTCTCCGGCGGGGTCGACTCCTCCGTGGCGGCGGCCCTGTTGCACAACGCCCTCGGCAAGCAACTGGTCTGCGTTTTCGTCAACAACGGCCTGCTCCGCGCGGGGGAGGAGGAGCGCGTCCGCAAGGTTTTCGGAAAGGCCCAGGGGTACGTGACCCACATCGTCGACGCCCGGCAACGTTTCTTGCGCAAACTCAAAGGCGTCACCGACCCCGAACGCAAACGGAAGATTATCGGTCACGCGTTCATCGAGGTGTTCCAGGAATTCTCCAAAAAGTTCAAGGGCGTCAAATTCCTGGCCCAGGGCACGTTGTATCCCGATGTGATCGAAAGCGTTTCGGTGAAGGGCCCCTCGGCCGTCATCAAGACCCACCACAACGTGGGCGGCCTGCCGGATAAAATGAAGATGAAACTGGTCGAGCCCCTGCGATTCCTCTTCAAGGACGAGGTGCGCGCCCTGGGCAAAGAGCTCGGTTTGCCCGACGAAATATTGTTCCGCCAGCCTTTCCCGGGACCGGGCCTGGCGGTGCGGGTCCTGGGCGACATCACCGAGGACAAGCTGCGCAAGACCCGCGAGGCGGACCTGATCGTGGAACAAGAAATCCGCGAGGCGGGCCTGTACCACAAACTCTGGCAGGCCTTCGCGGTCCTTTTGCCCGTCAACAGCGTCGGGGTCATGGGCGACGAACGAACCTACGAGAACGCCATTGCCGTGCGGGCCGTGAACTCGGTGGACGCCATGACCGCCGATTGGGCGCGGCTCCCGGACGAGGTGTTGGCCAAAATGTCCACCCGGATCATCAACGAAGTGCGCGGCATCAACCGCGTCGTGTACGACATCTCCTCCAAACCCCCCGCCACCATCGAGTGGGAATAG
- a CDS encoding signal peptidase I, with amino-acid sequence MQSGNGVFGLLVWLGILVLLLVASWRIFVKAGRPGWASLIPFYNLYVLCEIVSWPGWYLVFFLIPIVNIVFMFLLYFKLSKAFGQGLGFAVGMVLLPFVFLPILGFGKAVYTAPAKGIV; translated from the coding sequence ATGCAATCGGGAAATGGCGTGTTCGGGTTGTTGGTGTGGTTGGGCATCCTGGTCCTGTTGTTGGTGGCCAGCTGGCGGATTTTCGTCAAAGCCGGTCGGCCGGGTTGGGCGTCGCTGATCCCGTTCTACAACCTCTATGTCCTCTGTGAAATCGTGAGTTGGCCGGGCTGGTATTTGGTGTTCTTCTTGATCCCGATCGTCAACATCGTCTTCATGTTCCTGCTTTACTTCAAGCTTTCCAAGGCCTTCGGCCAAGGGTTGGGTTTCGCGGTGGGCATGGTCCTGTTGCCCTTCGTGTTCCTGCCCATCTTGGGTTTCGGCAAGGCCGTTTACACCGCTCCGGCCAAGGGAATCGTTTAA
- a CDS encoding dCTP deaminase, which yields MPVKNDTWIRRMALDHGMIDPFAEGEKRPGVISYGLSSYGYDFRVAGEFRLYSAVPGAVLDPKDASRAPFQEIRTETFVEIPPHGIVVARSVERFRIPRSVVTVTFGKSTYARMGLVVNITPFEPEWEGHVTLEISNTAPLPARVYANEGIAQVLFLESDEVCATSYADRQGKYQGQKTITAPKVI from the coding sequence GTGCCGGTTAAAAACGACACGTGGATCCGGCGCATGGCGCTGGACCACGGGATGATCGATCCCTTCGCCGAGGGGGAAAAACGGCCGGGTGTGATCTCCTACGGGTTGTCGAGTTACGGCTACGACTTCCGCGTGGCGGGCGAGTTCCGGCTTTATTCCGCCGTCCCGGGGGCGGTCCTGGACCCGAAGGACGCGTCGCGCGCGCCGTTCCAGGAAATCCGCACCGAGACGTTCGTGGAGATCCCGCCCCACGGCATCGTCGTGGCGCGGTCGGTGGAGCGTTTCCGCATCCCGCGCAGCGTGGTGACGGTCACCTTCGGAAAAAGCACCTACGCGCGGATGGGCTTGGTGGTGAACATCACCCCCTTCGAACCGGAGTGGGAAGGGCACGTGACGCTGGAAATTTCGAACACCGCGCCCCTGCCGGCGCGGGTCTACGCGAACGAGGGCATCGCGCAAGTGTTGTTTTTGGAGTCCGACGAAGTCTGCGCGACGTCCTACGCCGACCGCCAGGGCAAGTACCAGGGTCAAAAGACCATCACCGCCCCGAAAGTCATTTAA
- a CDS encoding phosphoribosylformylglycinamidine synthase subunit PurS has protein sequence MNWRVLVHLKPAVVDHRGEHVRREGRLAGLAGVTRVRAGQAYELAGGLSEKDARFLADKVLADPVTQEASVFPADHVRRPQGGRLAEIWLKQGVSDPVADTVRLAARDAGLTNLEGVRSGQVFDFFGAAAPAALRRFCEDHLMNPLVQTVEIL, from the coding sequence ATGAACTGGCGTGTGTTGGTCCACTTGAAACCCGCGGTCGTCGACCACCGGGGGGAGCACGTCCGGCGGGAAGGGCGGCTGGCGGGTCTCGCCGGCGTGACCCGCGTGCGCGCGGGGCAGGCCTACGAATTGGCGGGCGGCCTTTCGGAAAAAGACGCCCGGTTCCTGGCGGACAAGGTGTTGGCCGACCCGGTGACCCAGGAGGCGTCGGTGTTCCCCGCCGACCACGTGCGACGTCCGCAAGGGGGCCGGTTGGCGGAGATCTGGCTGAAACAAGGCGTGTCCGATCCCGTGGCCGACACGGTGCGGTTGGCCGCCCGGGACGCCGGCCTCACGAATCTCGAAGGCGTGCGGTCCGGCCAGGTGTTCGATTTCTTCGGCGCCGCGGCCCCCGCCGCCCTGCGCCGTTTTTGTGAGGACCATTTGATGAACCCCCTCGTGCAGACCGTGGAGATCCTGTGA